The Streptococcus mitis region TTTGTTTTGCCTTCCAGTTTAGCCTTCAAGTCATCACATTTTGACTTAGTACGGCTAGCAATCATAATTTCTGTAAATGTTTCGCTATCTTGGCAAATCTTTGAAATAGCAACTTGGGCAACGCCCCCACATCCGATAACTAATAAACGACTCATTTTTTCCTTCCTCTTCTTCTAAAATGTCCTCAACATACTTGGGCAACATAAAGGCACCCACGTGTAAGTTTGCAGTATAGTATTCTGTGAAAAGCTGGCGTTTTTTCCAGCCTTTCTTGTCAAAATCTTTGACAGGGTGGTATTTCTTCGATGCAAATCCAAACAACCAATAACCAGCAGGACTGGTTGGGATATGAGCCTGATAGACCCGACTGATTGGAAAGGCTTGATTGACCTTGCGGTGCATGCTTCGGCAAGCTGACTCATCCTCGTCAAAGAAGGGACTACCATGCTGATAAATCATGATGCCGTCTTCTTTCAAGGCTCTATAACTGTTACCGTAAAATTCCTTGGTAAAGAGCCCTTCTGTATGTCCAAAGGGATCTGTCGCATCGTTGATGATAATATCGTAGTCATCTTCACAGTTTCGTAAAAAACGGAGCCCATTTTGATAGTAAATGGTAACACGAGGGTCATCAAGTCCCGCAGCAAAATCTGGGAAATACTCACGACAGACTTCAACCAACATCTCATCAGGTTCTACAATATCGATTTGTTCCAGCTCAGGATAGAGGGTTAATACTTGAGCAACACCTCCGTCGCCACCCCCAATAACCAAGACTTTCTTGGGATTTGGGTGGACAGCCATGGGAACATGAACGGTCATTTCATTGTAGACAAAATCATCAGCATCTGAGAACAAGACGTGCCCATTTAAAATCAAAATTTTTCCAAAAGCTGGCGTATCCAAGACTTCGATATCCTGCCATTCACTTTTTCCAGCGTAGAGTTGCTTGGCTGTTCTCAGGGACAATTTGACATCTGGAGTATGAACTTCAGAAAACCATAAATCCATCTAGTTCTCCTTTCTCTTAATGACGTTGATGTGATTGACCTCAGGATCTTCTGTCCCTTGGAGGGAGCAACCACGTTCCTTGGCAAATTGGATATAGTCTACAATTTCTCGTGTAATGCGTTCTCCTGGTGCTAGAATTGGAATTCCTGGAGGATAACACATGACAAATTCCCCACAGACTTGTCCAACAGACTCATCCAAGGTTAAACTTTTTCTCTCTGAATAGAAGGCTTCCTGAGGAGATAACACCAACTTGGGTTGGATATATTCTCCAGCTATCAAGTCCTTCCCATCTCGTGAATAGAGTCTCTTGATATCAGCCAAAGCACCGACTAAGCGCTCGATGTCTTGGATGCGGTCACCAATCGAAATATAGGCCAAGATATTGCCAATATCACCAAACTCTATTTGAATATCATATTCGTCTCGCAGGAGGTCATAAACCTCGATACCTGTTAAGCCAATACCCTGAGTGTAAACTGACAACTTGGTTACATCAAAATCACAGACCGACACACCATCTATTAACTCTTTTGAGTAAGCATAGTAACCGCCAATGGCATTGATTTCACGGCGAGCATACTCAGACAGTTCAATGACCTTCTCAAAAGACTCTTTACCACGAAGGGCTAGATTACGACGTGAAATATCCAAACTAGCCATCAGCAAATAAGAGGCGGATGTTGACTGGGTCAGGTTGATAATCTGACGTACGTATTCAGGATTCATCTGCTCCCCGATTAAAAGAAGCGAGCTTTGTGTCAAACTCCCACCAGACTTATGCATGGAAACTGCTGCCATATCAGCACCTGCATCCATAGCAGAAATTGGAAGTTTATCAGTAAAATGTAAGTGTGCTCCGTGGGCCTCATCTACTAAAACCATCATGCCAGCTTCATGAGCCATTTCTGTCAACCTCTTTAGGTCTGAACAGATGCCGTAGTAAGTAGGATTGTTAATCAAAATGGCCTTGGCATCTGGATGGTCCTTTATGGCCTGTGCTACTCGGTCATTTTCAAGACCTAAAGCGATACCAATCTTAGGATCTACACTCATCTCGATATAGATGGGAATGGCACCACATAGAACCAGCGCATTGATGGCAGATTTATGGACATTTCTCGGCAGAATAATCTTATCTCCAGCCTTGCAGGTTGACAGAATCATAGTCTGCACCGATGAAGTTGTTCCACCAATCATGAGAAAGGCATGGGCTGCTCCAAAAGCATCTGCAGCCAGCTCCTCTGCATCCCGAATAATCGAAATGGGGTGACCAAGATTATCCAAGGGTTTCATCGAATTGACATCAATGCCAACACATTTTTCCCCTAACAGTTCCACCAATTCTGGATTTCCTCGTCCACGCTTGTGACCTGGAACATCAAAGGGAACAATCCTTTTCTTGCGTAACTTCACCAAGGCCTCATAAATAGGGGCTTGGTTTTGATCTAACTCTTTCAAGACATACTCCTTTACCATATTTTTAGCGCTTCAAGAAGAAGGCAACTAAAGGTTGACTCATGAAAAAAGAGCAGGATTTCACCTGCTCTGCAATCTTCTGACGTTTTTATGTTTGTTTCTGTTGAGTATGTCTGTTCCCGATGTTTCCTAACTCTCTAGTAGCAAATATTACGTACTTTATTGATCGTTTCACAAGATGACGTGTGCTTTCACCACACTAAAAATTTATGAATTAGGACAAGTGTCCTAACATCAACTTATAAAAGTAGGCTTTTAACCCTATCAATAATGTGGTTTTTCAACCACGCTTCGGCATTCAACCCTGCCTGTCCGTAGGCATTTTTTACTCGGGTTTATATTTGCTAGAAAACATCATCTCATTTTCTAAGCTCCATTACTATATCATGTTTCCAAGAACTTGTAAAGCCTTTTACGAAAAAAATATAAAAAAGTTCGCAAAATAGTTGGATTTTATTTGATTTAATACTCATTATTCTCTTGTAAACGATTATAAAGTGAACAAAAAACGATTATCCTATTTCATTTTAAAATTTTTTATGCTATTCTATACTCTTTACCTTCGGTGTTTGTTCTACTAGAGACAATAACGATGCTTTTACATTATTAAAATCGTGCAACTTTTTTCAGATACTTTTAAAAGATTGATTTCCCTATATTTTTCCTTTATACTGGATAAAAAGGAGGATAGTATGTCAGAAACAAATCACGAAATTGATTCAAATTTTGCAGGTCGTTTAAATATCCTGCGTGCGGGTGTTCTTGGTGCCAATGATGGGATTATTTCCATTGCTGGTGTGGTTATCGGGGTTGCCAGTGCTACAAGCAATATCTGGATTATCTTTTTATCAGGATTTGCAGCTATCTTAGCTGGTGCCTTTTCAATGGCTGGTGGAGAATATGTGTCCGTTTCAACTCAAAAAGATACCGAGGAAGCAGCCGTTGCGCGTGAGCAAGTCTTGCTAGACCAAGATATGGAACTAGCCAAAAAGTCTCTCTATGCTGCCTATATCCAAAATGGAGAATGTGAAACCTCTGCTCAACTCTTGACCAACAAAGCCTTTTTAAATAATCCGCTCAAGGCTTTGGTAGAGGAAAAATATGGGATTGAGTATGAAGAGTTTACCAATCCTTGGCATGCCGCTATCTCTAGCTTTATTTCTTTTTTCCTTGGTAGCTTACCACCCATGCTTTCAATTACCATTTTCCCAAGTGAATACCGCATTCCTGCTACTGTCCTTATCGTCGGTATGGCCCTTCTTCTCACTGGTTACACAAGTGCCAAACTTGGAAAAGCCCCAACTAAAACAGCTATGATTCGTAACCTTGCTATTGGCCTCTTGACCATGGGAGTTACTTTCCTGCTCGGACAACTTTTCAGCATTTAGAACACGAGAAATACCTCGATTTTGAAGTCGAGGTATCTTTTTTTACATTTGCACAATCTTGCGATAGCTTCTTGAAGTAATCATGAAAATCAGCACATAGGCGATGAGGAAGACAGCGCAGATAGACAAGGTCACAGTCAACATCATATTCGTATCTATTACACCAATCACTTTTAAAATCAGACTAAGCATATGGTAGGCAAAGGCTAGGTGTATGAAGGCAAAGAGCAAAGGAAGGAAGAAAACAGTTAAAACCTGTTTGTTAATGGTTTGCTTGATTTGCTTTTGATCTAAACCAACTTTCTGCAAGATAATAAAGCGCTCACGGTCTTCATAGCCTTCAGAAATTTGTTTGTAGTAGATGACCAGAACGGTTCCGACCATAAAGATAATGGATAGGAAAATACCGATAAAGAAGACACCACCAAAGAGGGCACTCATCTGAGCACTAGCATCTGATAGATTACTACCATAAACATAGCTACCTTCCGTGTTTAATTGAGCATTAAATTGATTGAGGTATTTTTCATATTCTTCAGCGACTTTGAGTTGTTCTTCTTCGCTGACATTTACATTCATACCACCGTAAAACTGATTATAGATAGCTGAGTCTGGGAATTGGTCCAAAAAGGCTTGTAAATTAGGTACAACAAGGTAATTGTAATCAGCAGTCAAAATATTAAACTGATTTGGGACATGG contains the following coding sequences:
- a CDS encoding aminotransferase class I/II-fold pyridoxal phosphate-dependent enzyme, which codes for MKELDQNQAPIYEALVKLRKKRIVPFDVPGHKRGRGNPELVELLGEKCVGIDVNSMKPLDNLGHPISIIRDAEELAADAFGAAHAFLMIGGTTSSVQTMILSTCKAGDKIILPRNVHKSAINALVLCGAIPIYIEMSVDPKIGIALGLENDRVAQAIKDHPDAKAILINNPTYYGICSDLKRLTEMAHEAGMMVLVDEAHGAHLHFTDKLPISAMDAGADMAAVSMHKSGGSLTQSSLLLIGEQMNPEYVRQIINLTQSTSASYLLMASLDISRRNLALRGKESFEKVIELSEYARREINAIGGYYAYSKELIDGVSVCDFDVTKLSVYTQGIGLTGIEVYDLLRDEYDIQIEFGDIGNILAYISIGDRIQDIERLVGALADIKRLYSRDGKDLIAGEYIQPKLVLSPQEAFYSERKSLTLDESVGQVCGEFVMCYPPGIPILAPGERITREIVDYIQFAKERGCSLQGTEDPEVNHINVIKRKEN
- a CDS encoding VIT1/CCC1 transporter family protein; protein product: MSETNHEIDSNFAGRLNILRAGVLGANDGIISIAGVVIGVASATSNIWIIFLSGFAAILAGAFSMAGGEYVSVSTQKDTEEAAVAREQVLLDQDMELAKKSLYAAYIQNGECETSAQLLTNKAFLNNPLKALVEEKYGIEYEEFTNPWHAAISSFISFFLGSLPPMLSITIFPSEYRIPATVLIVGMALLLTGYTSAKLGKAPTKTAMIRNLAIGLLTMGVTFLLGQLFSI
- the speE gene encoding polyamine aminopropyltransferase, translating into MDLWFSEVHTPDVKLSLRTAKQLYAGKSEWQDIEVLDTPAFGKILILNGHVLFSDADDFVYNEMTVHVPMAVHPNPKKVLVIGGGDGGVAQVLTLYPELEQIDIVEPDEMLVEVCREYFPDFAAGLDDPRVTIYYQNGLRFLRNCEDDYDIIINDATDPFGHTEGLFTKEFYGNSYRALKEDGIMIYQHGSPFFDEDESACRSMHRKVNQAFPISRVYQAHIPTSPAGYWLFGFASKKYHPVKDFDKKGWKKRQLFTEYYTANLHVGAFMLPKYVEDILEEEEGKNESFISYRMWGRCPSCYFKDLPR